One Rhodococcus jostii RHA1 DNA segment encodes these proteins:
- a CDS encoding WhiB family transcriptional regulator, producing MEQTPRSAVTLAPTLDTWSWQLRARCRSMDTEFFFPRVGEPHGARVRRERAAKTICSMCPVQENCREHALATGEYGVWGGTSDTDRRRTRPAPVLRKH from the coding sequence ATGGAACAGACACCACGAAGTGCCGTGACGCTGGCACCCACCCTGGACACATGGTCTTGGCAGCTGCGTGCTCGATGCCGATCGATGGACACCGAGTTCTTCTTCCCTCGGGTGGGAGAACCACACGGAGCACGCGTGCGCCGAGAACGGGCAGCCAAGACCATCTGCAGTATGTGTCCTGTGCAAGAGAACTGTCGCGAGCACGCGCTCGCGACAGGAGAGTACGGAGTGTGGGGCGGTACGTCGGACACCGATCGGCGACGAACACGGCCGGCGCCCGTTTTGCGGAAACACTGA
- a CDS encoding NAD(P)-dependent malic enzyme: MAPDTAQIETLQEPLTDEEIFSAHLGGKLAVQAVVPLASRRDLSIAYTPGVAQVSRAIAADPQLAQQYTWTNRLVVVVSDGSAVLGLGNIGARASLPVMEGKSALFKQFADLNSIPLVLDTTDPDEIVETLVRLRHSFGAVNLEDIAAPRCFEIEERVIAALDCPVMHDDQHGTAIVVLAALISAARLQNRDIQSLRTVISGAGAAGVACAKMLLARGISNVTVTDSVGIVHSLRDDLNAYKAGLAACTNPEGRTGGLAEALVGADVFIGVSSGAVAEELIATMAPESIVFALSNPEPEIHPDVAINHAAIVATGRSDFPNQINNVLAFPGVFQGALDVGATTITEGMKLAAANAIASVVLPDIGVDHIVPSPLDPTVAPAVAAAVAEAAIAEGVAAAPLTPSR, translated from the coding sequence ATGGCGCCAGACACCGCTCAGATAGAAACGCTTCAGGAACCGTTGACCGACGAGGAAATCTTCTCCGCGCATCTGGGCGGCAAACTCGCTGTCCAGGCGGTCGTCCCCCTGGCCTCCCGGCGCGATCTGTCGATCGCCTACACCCCAGGTGTCGCCCAGGTGAGCCGTGCCATCGCCGCCGATCCGCAACTGGCACAGCAGTACACGTGGACCAACCGGCTTGTGGTGGTGGTCAGCGACGGCAGCGCCGTGCTCGGCTTGGGGAACATCGGAGCCCGCGCGTCGCTGCCCGTGATGGAGGGCAAGAGCGCTTTGTTCAAGCAATTCGCCGACCTGAACTCCATCCCCCTGGTCCTCGATACCACCGACCCCGACGAGATCGTCGAGACCCTGGTCCGACTGCGACACAGTTTCGGTGCCGTGAACCTCGAGGACATCGCGGCGCCGCGCTGCTTCGAGATAGAAGAACGCGTCATCGCCGCCCTCGACTGCCCGGTCATGCATGACGATCAGCATGGAACCGCCATTGTCGTACTCGCCGCGCTGATCAGTGCGGCGCGCCTACAGAATCGTGATATTCAGTCCCTCCGAACGGTCATCTCCGGTGCGGGTGCGGCAGGTGTGGCGTGCGCGAAAATGCTTCTCGCGCGCGGAATCTCGAACGTGACAGTGACCGACTCCGTGGGCATCGTCCATTCCCTGCGGGATGATCTGAACGCGTACAAAGCCGGCCTCGCGGCGTGTACGAACCCGGAGGGGCGAACCGGTGGTCTCGCCGAGGCGCTCGTCGGCGCCGATGTCTTCATCGGGGTGTCCTCCGGGGCGGTAGCCGAGGAGCTGATAGCCACCATGGCACCGGAATCGATCGTGTTCGCACTGTCGAATCCGGAACCGGAAATCCATCCCGACGTGGCGATCAACCATGCCGCAATCGTCGCCACCGGGCGAAGTGATTTTCCCAATCAGATCAACAACGTGCTGGCCTTCCCCGGCGTGTTTCAAGGAGCTCTGGACGTGGGAGCCACCACGATCACCGAAGGTATGAAGCTCGCGGCAGCGAATGCGATTGCCTCGGTGGTCCTTCCCGATATCGGTGTCGACCACATCGTGCCCAGTCCGCTGGACCCCACAGTGGCGCCAGCCGTGGCCGCGGCCGTCGCTGAGGCAGCGATTGCCGAGGGTGTGGCGGCAGCGCCGCTTACTCCGTCGCGGTAG
- a CDS encoding helix-turn-helix domain-containing protein codes for MHSGDVDEATAAVSDVFHPHELTRVGAVARFEADLQAVTTASMVTGQVRYNSNSDLFCPSIDGYHVNIPLSGGLVSVSRGERSLVEESNAVVYQTGSDARILTPPNSQLNMFGMKLARAAVHTAIEDLLDRPISEPIRMHGKLDLTGADGQAWRTLVLNTYHSQLAGSMMARPLLAEPLTYAIVAGLLSLTEHQFSEDLARPAAVTAPATIQHAIEFINSHAMLPLTPPDIAREVGVSIRALQRGFREFVHASPMEYIRNVRMHKAHDDLVRAQPDTDTVSVIAGRWGFYHYGRFSQDYRRMFGVSPSETLRSS; via the coding sequence ATGCACAGCGGGGATGTCGACGAGGCAACCGCGGCGGTGAGCGACGTGTTCCACCCACACGAGCTCACCCGTGTCGGAGCGGTAGCCCGGTTCGAAGCAGATCTGCAAGCCGTCACGACCGCCTCGATGGTGACCGGCCAAGTGCGATACAACAGCAACAGCGACCTCTTCTGCCCGTCGATCGATGGCTACCACGTCAACATCCCGTTGTCGGGCGGATTGGTGTCGGTCTCCCGCGGTGAGCGCAGCCTCGTCGAGGAAAGCAATGCGGTGGTGTATCAGACGGGTTCTGACGCCCGAATACTGACTCCGCCGAACAGTCAGCTGAACATGTTCGGGATGAAGCTCGCCCGCGCGGCCGTGCACACTGCGATCGAGGATCTCCTTGATCGACCCATCTCCGAACCCATTCGGATGCACGGCAAACTGGACCTCACGGGTGCCGACGGGCAGGCGTGGCGCACCCTGGTGCTGAATACCTATCACAGTCAGCTCGCGGGATCGATGATGGCCAGACCGTTGCTGGCAGAGCCATTGACATACGCGATCGTGGCGGGACTGCTGTCCCTGACCGAGCATCAGTTTTCGGAGGATTTGGCGAGGCCGGCGGCCGTGACCGCGCCCGCCACCATCCAGCACGCGATCGAATTCATCAACTCGCACGCGATGTTGCCCCTCACACCGCCTGACATTGCCCGAGAAGTAGGTGTGAGCATTCGCGCGCTGCAGCGCGGCTTCCGGGAATTCGTGCACGCGTCTCCAATGGAATACATCCGCAACGTCCGGATGCACAAGGCGCATGACGACCTGGTGCGTGCGCAACCCGACACCGACACCGTCTCAGTGATCGCTGGTCGGTGGGGTTTCTACCACTATGGACGGTTTTCGCAGGACTACCGACGGATGTTTGGAGTCAGCCCATCCGAGACCTTGCGCTCGAGCTGA
- a CDS encoding PDR/VanB family oxidoreductase, producing the protein MSTDVSDSATVLNLIVDEVRRECDDVLTLSLIDSAGQDLPTWEAGAHIDLHLPGNLARQYSLHSDPGDRARYEVAILRDPNSRGGSQYIHEEVRKGAMLPTSTPRNNFPLQPADEYLFVAGGIGITPMLPMMQAAAEMNRPARLIYAGRSRTTMAFVEQLAEQENVQLCVSDEGTRAHVADLLGPHLGPDVHIYSCGPERLLEAVTARAAEVGLSKQLHVERFSGTAVDLDPDVEKSFDVELSRSGRILTVAPDQTILDAVLACGIKVANSCAEGVCGSCETTVLEGEVDHRDQILDEDEQAENDVMMICCSRSRTPRLILDL; encoded by the coding sequence ATGTCCACCGACGTATCCGATTCGGCAACAGTCTTGAATCTGATCGTGGATGAAGTCCGCAGAGAATGCGACGACGTGCTCACCTTGAGCCTGATCGACAGCGCTGGACAGGATCTTCCTACCTGGGAAGCCGGCGCACACATCGACCTTCACCTGCCAGGCAATTTAGCGCGACAGTACTCGCTGCACAGCGATCCGGGCGATCGAGCCCGATACGAGGTGGCGATCCTGCGCGATCCAAACAGCCGCGGAGGCTCCCAGTACATTCACGAGGAGGTCAGGAAGGGAGCAATGCTTCCGACATCGACTCCTCGTAACAACTTTCCGCTGCAACCGGCCGACGAGTATCTGTTCGTGGCCGGTGGAATCGGCATCACCCCGATGCTTCCCATGATGCAGGCCGCCGCAGAGATGAACCGCCCGGCGCGGCTGATCTACGCTGGTCGTTCCCGCACCACGATGGCGTTCGTCGAGCAACTCGCCGAGCAGGAGAATGTTCAGTTGTGTGTGTCTGATGAAGGCACACGTGCACATGTCGCCGACCTTCTCGGCCCGCACCTTGGGCCGGACGTTCACATCTACAGCTGCGGCCCGGAGCGGCTCCTCGAGGCCGTCACTGCCCGGGCCGCCGAGGTCGGGTTGTCGAAGCAGTTGCACGTCGAGCGCTTCTCCGGAACAGCCGTCGATCTCGATCCCGACGTCGAGAAGTCCTTCGACGTTGAACTCTCCAGGTCAGGCCGCATACTGACGGTCGCCCCAGACCAGACCATCCTCGATGCTGTCCTCGCATGTGGCATCAAGGTAGCGAACAGCTGCGCAGAAGGAGTCTGCGGGTCTTGTGAGACAACGGTTCTCGAAGGAGAAGTGGACCATCGAGATCAGATCCTCGACGAGGATGAACAAGCAGAGAACGACGTCATGATGATCTGCTGCTCGCGATCTCGGACGCCCCGGCTGATCCTCGATTTGTAG
- a CDS encoding cytochrome P450 produces the protein MTETSAEPHRSQGAGKCPVSHIAAEFNPFADDYLQDPYAVFTRARAEEPVFFSPSLGYWVVSRHEDVRQVFQDPAFSASISITPLKELCPAAVDELVKAEMVMGPSLVNEDPPLHTKRRRLIQKAMISPARIEAVTPRIRALTTSYIDGFVRRGHADLVADFAWEIPALVAFALMGVPDEDVERAKEFAGRLALFTWGYPSEEEQRKLAAGMGQYWIYAKEHVKRRLEDPTDDYISNLIAAWRKPGNEDLFDENYLVTTMMNFLFAGHETTTNATANGLRALLEHRDQWAALCADPSLVPGAVEEILRFSSSVVAWRREATEDTHIGDVPIPAQAKVLVLTGSANHDEEVFPEPERFDITRTNADEHLAFGFGRHLCLGAPLARIEMGIFLEELTRRLPHMQLAEGQTFTYSPNTSFRGPDHLFVGWDPSQNPVPEDRP, from the coding sequence ATGACCGAAACCAGCGCGGAGCCTCACCGTTCACAGGGGGCGGGTAAGTGCCCGGTGAGTCACATCGCTGCCGAGTTCAATCCCTTCGCCGACGATTATTTGCAGGATCCGTACGCCGTGTTCACCCGAGCACGCGCAGAAGAACCAGTCTTCTTCAGTCCGTCACTCGGCTATTGGGTCGTCTCCCGTCATGAGGATGTTCGGCAGGTCTTCCAGGACCCCGCCTTCTCTGCATCGATATCCATCACACCCCTGAAAGAACTGTGTCCCGCGGCCGTGGACGAGTTGGTCAAGGCCGAGATGGTGATGGGTCCCAGCCTCGTCAACGAAGATCCCCCACTCCATACGAAGCGGCGACGGCTGATCCAGAAGGCAATGATCAGCCCCGCTCGAATCGAAGCGGTCACACCCCGCATCCGCGCGCTGACGACCTCCTACATCGACGGCTTTGTCCGTCGGGGCCACGCGGACCTTGTCGCGGACTTCGCGTGGGAGATCCCGGCTCTGGTCGCATTCGCATTGATGGGTGTCCCCGATGAAGACGTGGAGCGCGCCAAGGAATTCGCCGGTCGACTCGCGCTGTTCACCTGGGGCTACCCCTCGGAAGAGGAGCAACGGAAACTCGCAGCCGGCATGGGACAGTATTGGATCTACGCGAAGGAGCATGTGAAGCGGAGGCTCGAGGACCCCACCGACGACTACATCAGCAATCTCATCGCGGCCTGGCGCAAACCGGGCAACGAGGACTTGTTCGACGAGAACTACCTCGTGACCACGATGATGAACTTCTTGTTCGCCGGGCACGAGACAACGACGAATGCGACGGCCAACGGTCTGCGGGCGCTGCTCGAGCATCGTGACCAATGGGCAGCGCTGTGCGCCGACCCTTCGCTCGTGCCGGGTGCGGTCGAGGAGATTCTGCGGTTCAGTTCCTCAGTCGTCGCCTGGCGGCGAGAAGCCACCGAGGACACCCACATCGGCGACGTGCCGATCCCGGCGCAGGCCAAGGTGTTGGTCCTCACCGGCTCCGCGAACCACGACGAGGAGGTGTTCCCCGAGCCGGAGCGTTTCGACATCACTCGTACAAACGCCGACGAACACTTGGCCTTCGGTTTCGGCCGTCACCTGTGTCTGGGTGCGCCACTAGCGCGTATTGAGATGGGGATCTTCCTGGAGGAGCTTACTCGGCGGCTGCCCCACATGCAGCTGGCCGAAGGTCAGACATTCACGTACTCGCCCAACACTTCCTTCCGGGGTCCGGACCACCTCTTCGTAGGGTGGGATCCGAGCCAAAATCCAGTGCCTGAGGACCGGCCCTAG
- a CDS encoding EthD family reductase — MYTLMVLYGQPTDPEAFRTYYEDNHLPLARKLPGVRAIRHTVDIAAADGASPFVAIFEADFDSAEDMGAALASPEGAAAQADVPNFATGGVQILHFEPNVT; from the coding sequence ATGTACACACTGATGGTTCTCTACGGCCAACCGACAGACCCGGAAGCCTTTCGGACGTACTACGAGGACAATCACCTTCCTCTTGCCCGGAAATTGCCGGGCGTTCGCGCGATCCGCCACACGGTAGACATCGCCGCAGCCGACGGCGCCTCACCGTTCGTCGCGATCTTCGAGGCGGATTTCGACTCAGCAGAGGACATGGGCGCGGCCCTCGCGTCCCCCGAGGGTGCAGCTGCCCAGGCCGATGTACCCAACTTCGCCACCGGGGGAGTGCAGATCCTTCACTTCGAACCGAACGTGACGTAG
- a CDS encoding SCP2 sterol-binding domain-containing protein produces the protein MTDALKFFSQEWCDAAHVAVNANPAVYQGFKDPATFTNRMEFGVTGRDDLVCHLAWDRGTVVSWTPRKYDDHDLWIKVTGSLETWQQAAAGQAEGGTLLMAGQIKFTKGPMSSAIENAGALNNFLLTWGQVPTEWAV, from the coding sequence ATGACCGACGCACTGAAGTTCTTCTCACAAGAGTGGTGCGACGCTGCCCACGTGGCCGTCAACGCGAATCCCGCCGTTTACCAAGGCTTCAAGGACCCGGCCACCTTCACCAACCGGATGGAGTTCGGTGTCACCGGCCGCGATGACCTGGTCTGCCACCTCGCATGGGATAGGGGCACTGTCGTGTCCTGGACTCCCCGCAAGTACGACGACCACGACCTGTGGATCAAGGTCACTGGCAGCCTCGAGACCTGGCAGCAGGCGGCGGCCGGGCAAGCCGAAGGCGGCACGCTGCTCATGGCGGGGCAGATCAAGTTCACCAAGGGGCCGATGTCCTCAGCCATCGAGAACGCCGGCGCGCTCAACAACTTCCTGCTGACCTGGGGGCAAGTGCCCACCGAATGGGCCGTCTGA
- the hemQ gene encoding hydrogen peroxide-dependent heme synthase, translating to MARLDFDALNSEIRYLMFSVFQVEPGVLGDDREAVIKEARIFFEGQADNGVVVRGLYDVAGLRADADFMIWTHSASIEALQATYADFRRTTALGRASKPVWSNVACHRPAEFNKSHIPAFLAGEDPGNYICVYPFVRSYEWYLLPDEERRKMLADHGMAARTYKDVRANTVPSFALGDYEWILAFEAPELYRIVDLMRDLRATEARLHVREEVPFFTGPWVDVEKLITALP from the coding sequence ATGGCACGCCTCGACTTCGACGCATTGAACTCTGAAATCCGCTACCTCATGTTCTCGGTGTTCCAGGTGGAACCCGGTGTACTCGGGGACGACCGGGAAGCTGTGATCAAGGAAGCGCGGATCTTCTTCGAAGGTCAGGCCGACAACGGTGTCGTGGTGCGCGGGCTCTACGACGTGGCCGGCCTGCGAGCCGACGCCGACTTCATGATCTGGACGCACTCGGCGAGCATCGAAGCCCTCCAGGCGACCTACGCCGACTTCCGCCGCACCACCGCACTGGGCCGCGCGAGCAAGCCCGTGTGGAGCAACGTGGCGTGCCACCGGCCCGCCGAATTCAACAAGAGCCACATTCCGGCGTTCCTGGCCGGTGAGGACCCGGGCAACTACATCTGCGTGTACCCGTTCGTCCGCTCCTACGAGTGGTACCTGCTGCCCGACGAGGAGCGTCGCAAGATGCTCGCCGACCACGGTATGGCGGCCCGCACGTACAAGGACGTCCGCGCCAACACCGTGCCCTCGTTCGCGCTCGGCGACTACGAGTGGATTCTCGCGTTCGAGGCGCCCGAGCTGTACCGCATCGTCGACCTCATGCGCGACCTGCGTGCCACCGAGGCCCGCCTGCACGTCCGCGAGGAGGTGCCCTTCTTCACCGGCCCGTGGGTGGATGTGGAGAAGCTGATCACTGCTCTGCCGTGA